One region of Chlamydiales bacterium genomic DNA includes:
- the eno gene encoding phosphopyruvate hydratase yields MSYIRSVKALEILDSRGNPTLEVTVTTDLGVVAKAAVPSGASTGEHEAVELRDKDPKRYFGKGVQNAVAHVNGPIAEQLLGMHVFDQREIDALLIKKDGTKNKSHLGANAILGASLAVARAGALTAKLPLYRYLGGVNAHLLPCPMMNIVNGGAHADNSLDFQEFMIRPVKAPSFREALRTGAEIFHILKAILKKEGYSTSVGDEGGFAPNIHTHEEALDLIVRAIEEAGHTPGKDVTIALDCAASELFDRACQKYVEKKQRIAKRLFKERSSDEQVSYLASLVGKYPIDSIEDGLDENDWQGWKTLSSELRNKIQLVGDDIFVTNPHFLQKGISQGIANSILIKVNQIGTLTETLDTIHLAQSHGYTTVISHRSGETEDAFIADLAVATSSGQIKTGSLSRSDRVAKYNRLLEIEAELGITARYQDSNRY; encoded by the coding sequence TTGTCTTATATTCGCAGTGTTAAAGCTTTAGAAATTTTGGATTCAAGAGGCAATCCCACTCTTGAAGTAACTGTTACAACGGATTTGGGAGTAGTTGCAAAAGCAGCAGTTCCATCGGGCGCCTCTACAGGTGAGCATGAAGCCGTAGAGCTTCGTGATAAAGATCCTAAAAGGTATTTTGGAAAGGGTGTTCAGAATGCGGTAGCTCATGTAAATGGACCTATTGCAGAGCAGCTTTTGGGCATGCATGTTTTTGATCAAAGAGAAATAGACGCTCTTCTAATTAAGAAAGATGGTACAAAAAATAAATCTCATTTGGGGGCCAATGCAATTCTTGGCGCCTCTTTGGCTGTTGCAAGAGCTGGTGCTCTAACTGCAAAATTGCCTCTTTATCGCTATCTTGGTGGTGTGAATGCACATCTTTTACCATGTCCTATGATGAATATTGTAAATGGCGGAGCTCATGCTGATAACTCTTTGGATTTTCAAGAATTTATGATCAGGCCTGTTAAAGCGCCTTCTTTTAGAGAGGCCCTTCGTACGGGAGCTGAAATTTTTCATATACTAAAAGCAATCTTAAAAAAAGAGGGCTACAGCACATCTGTGGGTGATGAGGGGGGCTTTGCACCCAACATTCATACGCATGAAGAAGCTCTTGATCTTATTGTAAGAGCTATTGAAGAAGCAGGTCATACGCCGGGTAAGGATGTTACAATTGCCTTAGACTGCGCAGCTTCTGAACTTTTTGATAGGGCATGTCAAAAGTATGTTGAAAAGAAGCAAAGGATAGCAAAGAGACTCTTTAAAGAGAGAAGCTCTGATGAACAGGTAAGTTATTTAGCATCCCTTGTGGGCAAATATCCCATTGATTCTATAGAAGATGGTCTCGATGAAAATGATTGGCAAGGCTGGAAAACGCTTTCTTCTGAACTTAGAAATAAAATTCAGCTTGTTGGAGATGATATTTTTGTTACTAATCCACATTTTTTGCAAAAAGGAATTAGTCAGGGGATTGCAAATTCCATTTTAATTAAAGTAAATCAAATAGGCACGCTCACAGAGACACTAGACACAATTCATTTGGCTCAAAGCCACGGATACACAACAGTTATTTCTCATAGGTCTGGAGAAACGGAAGATGCGTTTATTGCAGATCTTGCTGTGGCAACCTCTTCTGGGCAAATTAAGACAGGATCTCTTTCCAGATCTGATCGTGTTGCTAAATACAACCGCTTGTTGGAAATTGAAGCAGAGCTTGGTATTACAGCTCGTTATCAAGATAGTAATCGTTATTAG